A window of the Microplitis mediator isolate UGA2020A chromosome 5, iyMicMedi2.1, whole genome shotgun sequence genome harbors these coding sequences:
- the LOC130667416 gene encoding nuclear receptor subfamily 2 group E member 1 has translation MNSAHNRKAHSHSRKMQPAPSRILYDIPCKVCRDHSSGKHYGIFACDGCAGFFKRSIRRNRQYVCKAKSTGGCMVDKTHRNQCRACRLKKCIHAGMNKEAVQHERGPRNSTLRRQMSMFFKEPGKDINLTATMISPPPVAVLNLALPKNSDQHRTAIAGQYGSQMHAQLYCGSITMPQADHYPAFPPVTIPVIPSTQMVVLYSSDATCEHAARVLFLNVRWTKDLAITTGLTMDDQLILLEASWRDLFLLAVAQMSPTLDPTALLSEELRNTPLALEVLRFREVLNAINSVGMNAHEFACVRAIVYFSSILEDLKVHPSSRNSDGSMSPPGTSNMAPGYHARDPETIARLRDGAYLALGQILHHASFGALRFGRILMVLPFLKSVSSGVIEELFFRRTIGVIPIERIICDVYKSQ, from the exons gtCGAATATTGTATGACATACCATGCAAAGTGTGTCGCGACCATTCATCGGGTAAACATTACGGTATATTTGCCTGCGATGGATGCGCTGGATTTTTCAAACGTTCTATACGACGAAACCGTCAGTACGTTTGTAAAGCTAAATCTACGGGTGGTTGTATGGTTGATAAAACTCACCGCAATCAATGTAGAGCTTGTCGGCTCAAGAAGTGCATTCATGCTGGCATGAACAAAGAAG cTGTGCAACATGAGCGAGGACCACGCAATTCGACACTACGTAGACAGATGTCAATGTTCTTCAAAGAACCTGGGAAAGATATCAACTTGACTGCTACTATGATCTCACCACCACCGGTTGCTGTATTGAATTTGGCATTACCCAAAAATTCTGATCAGCATCGGACAGCAATTGCAGGTCAATATGGTTCTCAGATGCACGCCCAACTTTACTGTGGAAGTATAACCATGCCACAAGCGGACCATTATCCGGCTTTT CCTCCTGTCACTATACCGGTAATACCGTCTACCCAAATGGTAGTACTGTATTCTTCAGATGCAACATGTGAACACGCGGCACGTGTATTGTTCCTCAATGTACGATGGACTAAAGATCTGGCAATAACCACGGGCCTTACAATGGACGACCAATTAATCTTGCTCGAGGCTTCCTGGAGAGACCTGTTTCTTCTCGCAGTAGCTCAGATGTCACCGACACTGGATCCAACTGCCCTGTTATCAGAAGAACTCCGAAACACCCCTTTAGCGTTAGAAGTTCTTCGTTTTCGTGAAGTATTGAATGCAATCAACTCCGTTGGTATGAACGCCCACGAATTTGCATGTGTACGAGCAATAGTATATTTTTCGTCCATCCTCGAAGACCTCAAAGTACATCCAAGTAGCCGTAACAGTGATGGTTCAATGTCACCACCAGGAACATCAAATATGGCACCTGGCTACCATGCACGTGATCCGGAAACTATTGCACGGCTACGCGACGGTGCATATCTAGCACTTGGGCAAATATTACACCATGCATCTTTCGGCGCATTGAGATTCGGCAGAATATTAATGGTATTGCCATTTTTAAAATCTGTATCAAGTGGTGTGattgaagaattatttttccgTCGGACTATTGGAGTGATTCCTATTGAGCGCATCATATGTGACGTATAtaaatcacaataa